The sequence TCTTGTTTTGAATTTTATGTTCTATTTTTTAGATTCTTCTTTTGTTTCTTCTTTTGCTTCTTGCTTTTTTATATAAGCTCTCTTTTTAGTCTTCTTTTCTTCTTCAGGCTGTTTTTTTTTCTTTGCTTCTTTTTCAGGTTCCGTTGCTTCTGTTTGGGATTTTTCTGCTCCTTCTTCTTCAGAAACCAGATCAGCTCCTTCCATCAGAGATTGACGACCGTCAATAACAGCATTTGCCATAACATCAGCCATCAGGTTGATCGCTCTGATCGCATCATCATTTGCCGGAATAACATAATCGACCAGATCCGGGTCACTGTTCGTATCGACCATAGCCACGATTGGAATCCCAAGTTTTCGCGCTTCTTTAACGGCAATACTCTCTTTGATTATATCTACGACAAAAAGAGCTCCGGGAAGTCTGTCCATTTCCCTGATCCCGCCCAAAACATTATTGATCTTATCGTAAATTCTTTTCATTTTTGTTGCTTCTAATTTTGTAAAGCTGTTCAGAGTTCCGTCTTCAACAATCTGTTC comes from Candidatus Cloacimonadota bacterium and encodes:
- the rpsB gene encoding 30S ribosomal protein S2; this translates as MSVVSMKELLESGVHFGHQTHKWNPKMDKYIFIKRNGIHILDLKQTLDAVNDAFMFIKELVAKGETVLFVGTKKQAKEAIEQAAKKCGAFYVNNRWYGGLLTNMQTIRRRIEKLDYYEQIVEDGTLNSFTKLEATKMKRIYDKINNVLGGIREMDRLPGALFVVDIIKESIAVKEARKLGIPIVAMVDTNSDPDLVDYVIPANDDAIRAINLMADVMANAVIDGRQSLMEGADLVSEEEGAEKSQTEATEPEKEAKKKKQPEEEKKTKKRAYIKKQEAKEETKEESKK